One Rattus rattus isolate New Zealand chromosome 12, Rrattus_CSIRO_v1, whole genome shotgun sequence genomic window carries:
- the LOC116913368 gene encoding tripartite motif-containing protein 52-like — MAAPTGPPSPMQSLREEAVCAICLDYFKDPVSIGCGHNFCRGCVTQLWGKEDEQDREPPAVGNHVIREVLFHRYTEQEVFQHRAHAGRWAAHSHRRHRGNADSVWDDEEEDWNSLQGLVHDLRIRVFPEERDEHPHDGHQYHHYGRYRHRPVFRRGPPHPPVRRQLYPDARPRSPPRVRSPPRVHSPPRVRSPPRPTPQVFSCPQCRRTFPSRSFRPNLQLANMVHIIRQICHTP; from the coding sequence ATGGCCGCCCCTACAGGGCCTCCCAGCCCTATGCAGTCACTTCGGGAAGAAGCAGTATGTGCCATCTGTCTGGATTACTTTAAGGACCCCGTGTCCATTGGCTGTGGGCACAACTTCTGCCGAGGGTGTGTGACCCAGCTGTGGGGCAAGGAAGATGAACAGGACCGGGAACCGCCTGCTGTAGGGAACCACGTCATTAGAGAGGTTTTGTTTCATAGGTACACAGAACAGGAGGTGTTTCAGCACCGAGCACATGCTGGACGCTGGGCTGCTCATAGCCATAGAAGGCATCGGGGCAATGCAGACTCTGTGTGGGATGATGAGGAAGAAGACTGGAACAGTTTACAAGGACTGGTACATGACCTGAGAATTAGGGTTTTTCCAGAAGAAAGAGATGAACACCCCCACGATGGCCACCAGTACCATCACTATGGCCGATACCGCCACCGTCCAGTTTTCCGCCGTGGTCCCCCACATCCACCTGTGCGTCGGCAGCTCTATCCAGATGCCCGACCACGTTCTCCACCTCGAGTACGATCTCCACCTCGAGTACATTCTCCACCTCGAGTACGTTCTCCACCTCGTCCCACACCACAGGTCTTCAGCTGCCCACAATGCCGAAGGACATTTCCAAGTCGCAGTTTTCGACCCAATTTGCAGCTGGCCAACATGGTCCATATAATTCGCCAGATTTGCCATACGCCATGA